In the Helianthus annuus cultivar XRQ/B chromosome 11, HanXRQr2.0-SUNRISE, whole genome shotgun sequence genome, one interval contains:
- the LOC110867145 gene encoding uncharacterized WD repeat-containing protein C2A9.03-like has translation MAEDWDISDSSDDVYEEETDDEIEYIPVFVDDEDQNGYGSDTSAAQARTGKDIQGIPWRGMRLTKEQYRHRRLAQYENYEDVPLSGETADKKYKQTSKGDNYYEFFYNSRSVKPTFDHFQLRNMVWATSKHDVYVVSDDSIMHWSSLSQNITEILDFSGHVAPTEKHEGSWLEGFTQIRISTLAVKDNFLVAGGSDGELVCKKLDQEGVSFCTRIIYEDIALTTAIEIYDAMSGGKHFMTSNNDCGVRVYDMDGFQLVNHFHFPWPVNHASLSPDRKLIAVVGDHLDGLLVDSSSGKRAATVEGHLDYSFASAWHPDGRIFATGNQDKTCRLWDIRNLATPVSVLKGNMAAIRLVHFSSDGQFLVAAEAVDFVHVYNAKLNYEKRQEIDFFGEVSGVSLSPDDETLYIGVWDPSYSSLLQFNKRHWYGYLDSFV, from the exons ATGGCGGAAGACTGGGACATATCAGATTCTTCAGACGATGTATATGAAGAAGAAACCGATGATGAGATTGAGTACATACCAGTTTTTGTAGATGATGAAGATCAAAATGGTTACGGTTCTGATACCTCCGCTGCTCAAGCAAGAACCGGGAAAGATATTCAGGGCATTCCATGGAGGGGGATGCGTTTAACAAAGGAACAATATCGACATAGAAGGCTCGCCCAGTATGAAAACTATGAAGACGTTCCCTTATCTGGTGAAACTGCTGATAAG AAATACAAACAAACATCGAAGGGTGATAACTACTATGAGTTCTTTTATAATTCTAGATCAGTGAAGCCTACGTTCGATCATTTTCAG TTAAGGAACATGGTATGGGCTACCTCAAAGCATGATGTGTATGTCGTGTCTGACGATTCAATCATGCACTGGTCATCACTGTCTCAAAACATAACCGAAATTCTTGATTTCTCCGGGCACGTAGCACCTACTGAG AAACATGAAGGAAGCTGGTTAGAAGGATTTACGCAAATTCGTATTAGTACGTTAGCAGTCAAAGATAATTTTCTTGTTGCCGGAGGTTCGGATGGAGAGCTTGTGTGTAAG AAATTAGATCAAGAAGGTGTTAGCTTTTGTACAAGAATAATTTATGAAGACATTGCCCTAACAACTGCTATTGAGATATACGACGCCATGAG CGGTGGAAAGCATTTTATGACGTCAAACAACGATTGTGGTGTGAGGGTATATGATATGGACGGATTTCAGCTCGTGAATCATTTCCATTTTCCCTGGCCAGTGAAC CATGCATCCTTGAGCCCAGATCGCAAACTCATAGCTGTGGTCGGTGATCATCTTGATGGATTGCTTGTAGACTCTTCAAGTGGAAAG agGGCTGCTACAGTGGAAGGCCACCTGGACTACTCATTTGCATCCGCATGGCACCCAGATGGCCGAATCTTTGCAACAGGCAATCAAGACAAGACTTGTAGGCTATGGGATATAAGAAATCTTGCAACTCCAGTCTCGGTTCTTAAAGGCAACATGGCCGCGATTCGTTTGGTTCATTTTTCATCAGACGGGCAGTTTTTGGTGGCTGCTGAAGCTGTAGATTTTGTTCATGTCTACAACGCCAAGTTAAACTATGAAAAACGACAAGAAATTGATTTCTTTGGGGAAGTATCCGGTGTTTCTCTTAGTCCCGACGATGAAACACTTTACATTGGAGTGTGGGACCCTTCGTATTCCAGCTTGCTACAATTCAACAAACGACATTGGTATGGGTATCTTGATTCGTTTGTCTAA
- the LOC110867144 gene encoding uncharacterized protein LOC110867144, with product MNCLSINLKGVRDSRKSDWIRGLKTSYGIHFIAIQETKLQDAENFKFNQLWERAEFKLAVENSQGRSWGLACIWCPSVFRCVDIIKSRFFIVVLGFLVQTGCRINFMNIYAPSEAVGWRALWSEILDVKNSLQGLWVMMGDFNEVRDASERLNSEFVEANADVFNQFILSAGVVEYNMGGGNYTYISDNGKKLSKLDRFLVCLGFREQWPNATVLALDRVASDHRPIILSTVQTDFGHIPFRFFNSWFEFPGFLDFVLQMGGSFSFSGPDDLALAIKLRWLKNKIKSWLKVEQSSREGIYNSKKKEISEHRKFGGRKNVVGRRTG from the coding sequence ATGAATTGCCTGTCCATAAATTTAAAGGGGGTGAGGGATAGCCGTAAATCGGATTGGATACGTGGCCTCAAAACTAGCTACGGGATTCATTTTATTGCTATTCAGGAAACTAAATTACAAGATGCGGAGAATTTTAAGTTCAATCAATTATGGGAAAGAGCTGAATTCAAATTAGCGGTGGAAAATTCTCAAGGAAGATCATGGGGTCTAGCGTGTATCTGGTGTCCGTCTGTATTCAGGTGCGTTGATATAATTAAAAGCAGATTCTTTATTGTGGTTTTGGGTTTCCTTGTGCAAACAGGGTGTAGAATCAATTTTATGAATATATATGCTCCCAGTGAGGCGGTAGGTTGGCGAGCATTATGGTCGGAAATCTTGGATGTTAAGAATTCATTACAAGGGTTATGGGTCATGATGGGGGATTTTAATGAGGTTAGGGACGCGAGTGAGCGACTAAATTCTGAATTTGTGGAGGCCAATGCGGATGTGTTTAATCAATTCATTCTTTCAGCTGGTGTGGTGGAATATAATATGGGTGGGGGAAACTATACATATATCTCGGATAATGGCAAAAAATTGAGCAAATTAGATCGGTTCCTTGTGTGTTTGGGTTTTAGGGAACAGTGGCCAAATGCAACGGTGCTTGCATTGGATAGAGTTGCGTCGGATCATCGGCCTATCATCCTGTCCACGGTCCAGACAGATTTTGGTCATATTCCATTCCGATTTTTTAACTCTTGGTTCGAGTTCCCCGGTTTTCTGGATTTTGTTTTACAGATGGGTGGCTCCTTCTCCTTTTCTGGCCCAGATGATCTTGCACTAGCTATTAAACTGAGGTGGTTAAAGAATAAGATTAAATCTTGGTTGAAAGTTGAGCAAAGTAGTAGGGAAGGTATCTATAATAGCAAAAAAAAGGAGATTAGCGAGCATAGAAAATTTGGCGGAAGAAAGAATGTTGTTGGAAGAAGAACTGGCTGA